Proteins encoded together in one Corallococcus caeni window:
- a CDS encoding GlxA family transcriptional regulator, translating to MPAGSSSIRVAVLALEGCVASSVAGPLDVFAMANRLSRDQGGGEPFTTELVAPLPGPVRSFHGLMLGPARVPAPTERFDVVIIPALVGDLEQCVAERSTRDWLAGQHTRGAKLAAVCAGAFLLAEAGLLEGREATTHWGLARDFATRYPRVALKPELLLVDHGDVLTTGGITACLDLCLHLVAKQVSAELAALCARMLLVEPGRRFHAPDGVHATPRDHGDTAVLRAQEWLEAHLSEPVTLAGAAGAASLGERTLLRRFRKATGDTPLDYVQRLRIEAARRLLETTPRTVEDISQSVGYADTTSFRRRFKARTGLSPGSYRKRFALR from the coding sequence ATGCCTGCCGGGTCCTCGTCGATTCGTGTCGCGGTGCTGGCCCTGGAGGGCTGCGTGGCCTCCAGCGTCGCGGGCCCGCTGGACGTATTCGCCATGGCCAACCGCCTGAGCAGGGACCAGGGAGGCGGAGAACCCTTCACGACGGAGCTCGTGGCGCCCCTCCCCGGCCCCGTGCGCAGCTTCCATGGCCTGATGCTGGGCCCTGCGCGAGTGCCGGCCCCGACGGAACGCTTCGACGTCGTCATCATCCCCGCGCTCGTGGGCGACCTGGAACAATGCGTGGCGGAGCGCTCCACCCGGGACTGGCTGGCGGGACAGCACACGCGGGGCGCGAAGCTGGCGGCGGTGTGCGCGGGTGCCTTCCTGCTGGCCGAGGCAGGGCTCCTGGAGGGCCGTGAGGCCACCACCCACTGGGGGTTGGCCCGAGACTTCGCGACCCGCTATCCGCGCGTGGCGCTCAAGCCGGAATTGCTCCTGGTGGACCATGGCGACGTGCTCACCACGGGCGGCATCACTGCCTGCCTGGACCTCTGCCTGCACCTGGTCGCGAAGCAGGTCTCCGCGGAGCTGGCCGCGCTTTGCGCCAGGATGCTCCTGGTGGAACCCGGCCGTCGGTTCCATGCCCCCGACGGGGTGCACGCCACGCCTCGCGACCACGGCGACACCGCCGTGCTGCGCGCCCAGGAGTGGCTGGAGGCGCACCTCTCGGAGCCGGTGACCCTGGCGGGAGCGGCCGGTGCCGCGAGCCTGGGCGAGCGCACGCTGCTGCGTCGGTTCCGAAAGGCCACTGGCGATACGCCCCTGGACTACGTCCAGCGCCTGCGCATCGAGGCCGCCCGGCGACTCCTGGAGACCACGCCTCGAACCGTGGAGGACATTTCCCAGTCCGTCGGCTACGCCGACACCACGTCGTTCCGCCGCCGCTTCAAGGCTCGCACCGGACTGTCTCCAGGTTCCTACAGGAAGCGGTTCGCGCTGCGCTGA
- a CDS encoding cysteine hydrolase family protein, with protein sequence MENTALLLIDIQNDYFPGGRFELDRSDAAATKARAALDFFRERGAPVIHIRHESPQPGATFFLPGTPGAELHPRVAPRQGEAVVLKHFPNSFRETDLQERLRALEVKHLVVVGMMTLMCVDATVRAAADLGYTVTVLGDACAARSLEFQGQHVPAPQVHAAFLAALGMGYARVLPTADFLAQAGR encoded by the coding sequence GTGGAGAACACCGCACTGCTGCTCATCGACATCCAGAATGACTATTTCCCCGGGGGGCGGTTCGAACTGGATCGCTCGGATGCCGCGGCCACGAAGGCCCGGGCGGCCCTGGACTTCTTCCGGGAGCGCGGCGCTCCGGTCATCCACATTCGCCACGAATCACCGCAGCCCGGCGCCACCTTCTTCCTGCCAGGGACTCCGGGCGCGGAGCTTCATCCTCGAGTCGCGCCTCGACAGGGTGAAGCGGTGGTGCTCAAGCACTTCCCCAACAGCTTCCGTGAGACGGACCTCCAGGAACGTCTGCGAGCCCTGGAGGTGAAGCACCTGGTGGTCGTTGGGATGATGACCCTCATGTGCGTGGATGCCACGGTGCGGGCGGCCGCGGATCTGGGCTACACGGTCACCGTGCTCGGGGATGCGTGCGCGGCCCGGAGCCTGGAGTTCCAGGGCCAGCACGTGCCCGCGCCCCAGGTCCATGCCGCGTTCCTGGCGGCGTTGGGCATGGGCTACGCCAGGGTCCTGCCGACCGCCGACTTCCTGGCCCAGGCCGGACGCTGA